TACGTAGTATCACTaacaaacattgatttaatgttactaACGTGTAACAAATCAATGTGTGGTAGGCTCGTACACAGTATCATTTTAATCTGTGGTGGTAAGTGGTACTATTTCTACGTCTTCTAAGTTCTATTTAGGTTCtacttatggagggtagaggtaagagtcatcttatatgggagaaaagttgaaaaagtgtccagttgttgcgcttaataacagttcaaaaatcctccacaatggcgctggtggatgcatagggtatggtatgaatgtagcaatcgtagatgaattgaagtatgccgagttaaaaaatttaatgtcattatcgactaaagtagttaattattgagaatttcaacaacttacgttgtacaaaatattgtggtaaatataaccttacttccttgtatctccatacttccttttttatttttcaagctaacaatatttatatttggcgcttcttttaagagttaccctgatgcaaatgtgacgccatcctaatttaataaattttgacgacactttttcatatacacagatgactctccttacctctaccctccttAGTTCTACTACAGATTAATGCACTTCCACAGTCTGTGGCAAAAACGAAAACAAGAATTCAGGAAGTGGAATTAAATTtccatgaaaaataaattttctaagtggtattgtgaaaataaaataccttcgTATAGCACCTGTGATATTGAATTGCATTTAAGAGAAAATGATACAGCCAGATTACCCTTCAGCTATAGGCCTACTGGCTCATCTGAATTCCGACGAACTCAAGGAAATGCTGAACGATGATACAAAATTCGATTCAGTGCTCAAAGACGTAAAAcaggtaattaaaaattataatcactgtatCGGTTTTAGTTAAGGCAAAAGCATTGATATTTAGCCGTACTTCTTTATTAGTAGATCACTAAAAAAACATGACTCATCTTGTTTACCTTTTGTTTGTACTTAGGAAATATAATAACTTGGGCTATCTTAAAATCTTAAGATACCATACTTTGCagttctatttattaatttcctaAGTTGACCACAACTATAATACAGATTGGTAACCTACCTATGATAATTTAGTTATTAGAAGAATCTCTTGATATATCCCAGGTAAAGGACTGGGAGACGGAGAAAGAGATGATAATAGCTAGTAACAGATCTCTAGCAGAATTCAACCTAAGCAAGGAACCAGATTTAGAAGAGCTTAAAGCTGAGGTGCAGCAGAAGTCAGAAGCTGGAGAACAGTTGTGCAGTCGTATTCAGGAGCTGTTGGGCGAATACAGTATGTGTATTTAATAACCTGTTTCCATTTTTAGACTTTATCGTCTCTTACTTActtagtggaatgaaaaaaactaTCCTCTGTGCATACTCCTTTGtatcttattaattaatttatttaactatttatttgtacaccattaTAAAGTTAGGGCAATAatagaagaatagaaatacaaagacagaagtagaataaaaaaactgccTTATCATTTAGTAGCTATCTCTGCTTGGCAACATTAGGATTAGAATAACATAAGTGAGAGCGGACTGGTGgtgtaaacttataataaacctaagttgaaatagctaaatacaaatacatgaacaaaatttcacagataagaaaaatataataaatagatataaaataatatatactcaaataatttacataaatacatgagaaaatataggtaataaaaataacctaagtACTATTAATGAGCAAGGAAATGTGGTTTgtctctttttttaaatgtaaaaagcaTTTGAATTGATTTGTGTCATAGTTATTGTTATCCAGTAATGTTTACGGTAGTCCCTACCTCCACATCTGAAATCAGGAAAACAGTAATTTTTAGTATTGtaattagtaaattaaaaacaaataaactgaaATATAAGAACTTGTCTATGATTATTGCCGTCTCTTTCCACACATAACATAGCAAAATGTTGGCATTACTAACCTTGCCATTTAATTTAGAGATTAGAGTACATTAGAATTGACACCAGTTATAACATAAAAGAGTTTTAGAAACTATTTATAGCATCCTCGTTTAGGTACATCTGGAATCTGTACACACTTTATCCGTTATACAAATGATCTGTACAGTTACTCAGACTAGTAAAAAATTGGTTCTGAATTGGCAAAGTATCCCTAATAGCAAGATGACTGGGTTTGAATTGTGCAAATTATAGTTGTATCCTTTTATTTGTACTAGTAATATATTGTACTTATGTTGTAATATACtagttacatatttaataacataactAATGTTACAacaacttatttgttattatatatgtatttatagatattggtcatatattttaaatggtaaatctattgttatttatgttttctgtttgtatttctttttcttacttattttgtgtgtacaccctaaccctaTACTGTGTGTTTAATTTCTATTGTCCTGTGATAGGTTGCTTGTTAGTGATTAGGCCACCTATTGGACCTgcataatatttgtaatattattcttgtaaatttttttattatctttttgaGTACAATacgttgttaaataaaaaagtaaacagCACATCTACATAGAGAGTAGTGCTAATCCTGAGTGCTGCACATTTCTTGCTTGATTCTGCTGCttagcagcatttctgtgtcaAGGCAAATAAGGCTTACCAACGGGCACTAAAATTACAAGAATGAAAATTAGCTTCACATTTAATTATTAGTTCCACATATAGATAGATTGGTTACAACATAGATACTGATGTCGgtgatttaatatttcaattaaaatttacagagTCAAAATCAGCAGGCATATCACCTGACACAACATTGGCACTACTACAAACAGCTGCAGCAGAATCAGAAGAACAGTCAGAAAATGTAGCACAAGATTTTCTCACGGGAAAAATTGATGTAGACAAATTTCTTGAAGATTTTGAACCAATTCGAAAAAAAATGCATCTGCAAAAATTCAAATCCGAAAAAATGAGTGAACTTTTAAGAAGTGGCAGTCAAGGTTCTTACGGTAATGGATTAGCAAAACCATATTTACCATATCCAAGCTACGGAAATCAAGGTGTGCCAAATATTCCATATCCAGTAGGTCCATTAAATATGCCCATGCCTGGTATGTATGGAAATCATTTTTGAAACTAGTCTATTTTGCAAATGAGAAATGGTTTAAATCATCATTCAACGAAACAAGTGTACgtaataaaataggaaaaatataaaatacttcacACAAATATCGGAGCATCAAGTTGTTAgatttttcatatatatttatgtataggcCTTCATATAACATATTCATATTTTCCCCccaaacaaaataatactgcACACAAACATATGGATAGATATGGATAGAGATATGTCATCAGTTGTAAGAATGGGTAGTGCAGTTTTTCACTACAAGCCTTCAATCTCAGCTGGTGTTAAGTTATTATGAGTCAAAGCGATTTAGTAGGAACAATGCCATGTAGACATAGAGTACCTGtgtgtaatataactgccatatccctaacagattagcctgtTATTTTtctagattgcatcatcacttaccataaggtgagactgcagtcaaatGATTTGCAGActtgtggaattaaaaaaaagtttggtaCAATACGAAGCATGCCATATAAAGTTTGGTTGAGCATCAGTGAAaaattacttaagtatttaCTTGAGCTGCTCTTGAACCATTCAAGTTGATAAACAAGGATTAATTAATCTCATTTTGgacatataaacaaaattatgttgTACATGTATTATAAAAAGTCCCTTATAAAACTCAGTGGCAAAGGTGGTGTTTTAAgctgtacatatttttttttgtaaagtgaaattaatagttataatgCACTTTAGGACTGCTGTCacataaataagtaattgtTGCCAACTTACCATGAAATATTGTCAATTGTGTTATTAGATAAAACTCGAGGATAAATCCTACTATAGAATGTAAGAAAATCTTTAAAAGTCCGCTTGTTGTTGGTGCTTGTAGATAAATGGGatcatgttttaaattaataaatattatggtaATTTAAACATAGTAGTGAAAAGTCTATATTCagttcattaattttaattttttatcatctcagtataatatttttactcatTTTATGATTTACATACTATGAAtgtatattgaaaattattttctgaTATAAGAATGTaactatagatataaatatatcaaataaaaaattctgaGTGTTTTGATTGCTTTGTTGGGTTTCTTATAGAAGGAAAGATCCTTAATTGACATATCTATAAAAGTAGTGATTTGCTTATCAATGATCCTTTGTGGAAGAgtctagtttatattatttaggtataagaagcaattaaaaaaaatctaaaaatgccaaaaataatagaatttaatttttatttaaaacatcactatttactaaaataactaatagtattataatttatgtgttatatacaatatatacatattttctttatttctgtctgtctgtaacaacaatttttaatttgaggtTTAACTATGTTgtaaaaagcaaaaatattaactaTTACTTTTAGCTTTTTCTAAATGTCCACTATTCTGTTTTGTTgcactattatttttttctatttgatcTATATCATAATCAGTTGTACCATAAACTATTAAAGCCACAATGAGTGCACCAATGGCAAACATTGAATAGAGGGCAAGTTCTTGATTGGCTGCATGTGCAATAGAAATATGCTTCTCCTTTTGCTTTCTGACATGCTCTTTTTGATCTTGATTCTTCTTCAAAAGGCTGCCATAGTGCTGCTGAGACCTGGAAAGTTTTTTTAAGAAGTCTTAATAATGAATAGCATAAATTTAGTTATTGAAAAAATggaaattaaactatttatccAACTGCAGGCGGCTACATAAAAACCTATACTAATGAACGCTTGTGTCAAaaccaataattattttataagaacaATTCCATATGTTTGGGAGATATAAGctatcaatatttaattaattgaattaaaatattgttttatgatAACTCTTATTAATCAGAAAAATATATCATAGCATTTTCAGGGGATTGTTTGAGCCTGTAAGCTAAGTAAGCCAAAATATTCACagctttttttctaattaattcCTTGTATGTCTTTAAATGTTTGTTTACCTTTCATTTAAAACATTGTGTATGTATCATTAAATACTAGCTTTCACAATAATCAGTTACATGACATACCATGTGTCAAAGTCATATATAGGTGTTTTTCCATCCATAGTGGGTACTACATTTCGGACTCTTCGTGACTTATAGAATTTTAATGATGGGTCTGTTGGCTCTTCATCAGGTTTAAAATCTGTTCGAGTGGTTGTCACTTTACCAACAAGTAGACCTATAAAGAAACATTAGTTTGAATAATAACCTGTAAAATATGTTAAACCaaccaaaattttaaattgaattattattattttagttataattttatcactatcaatatataattaaacaaatcaaACAGTACTACTATATACAGCAGCACATTTTAATTCTCAGTAATAAAACACTGTAAGCCTTTCCTGAGTTGTTAACCCTTATTATGTAGTTGCTGGCattcttcaatttttaaaactttatgtgACTGGTCTTGGGCCTTAGATTTGATTGTGATGTTATTTTGATAAGGACTACAAAAACTTAAATTCTGgtactaattataataaaactcaaAACTGAGGCAAAAAAATTCATAGTACCTTtatcatacatttttttcagtttaataTTGCCTAAAATTTCATATGCTTCTGTAATTGCTCTAAAATTTCTTGCAGATTCTTCATCCTGGaattaatatcgattattagtgtttgttttgaaataaattcatttaccAAAATATAGGTAAGTGAAATGTTGTGTACCTTTGATTTATCTGGATGATATAGTTTCGATAATTTATAGTAAGCTGACTTTATATCATTCTGTGTGGCTTTCGGTGTTACTCCAAGCACGTCATAATGACTAGCACAAATTCGAGATGATGTATAGAATGAACGAAAAACTTCACAAAATAATCTTCTCTTATTTTGCgctaacattttaaattataaggttATTTCGCATTATTGagaaaattatttacttcagaATTTAGGCAACAATGAAGTCATGCTTACTGGTTCTGCATAACCGTAATCTAGTCGTGACTACAGGAATCTCAAACaggaatatatttttacattttgatcatgatttcaaaatgaaaattgtGGAATGTTTTATGATTACACAACTATCATCTGATGTCACTGTCAAtgtcattgattttttttagacaAGATTCACGGCTATGAGTTCTAGTCTGAGATTGAAGATTTCTACCAGGCAAGACCGGTAAAAAGaaggtaaaaagttttttttgaaaaaattaccTAATAACACTTTCAGGTTATAAAGTGAGTGAGTAGTGCCAGGATAAAACTCATCAAGAAAACAAATCCCTCAAAATTGCGGTTTTTACATATATGTTCCATTGAAAGGTTTTGCTTTATAAGAACAATGTTTTATAACTACCAGATTAGTAGTAAAatttattgcatttaattttattaatgttttatatatattcgaTTGATTATCGAtatatatcattttaaaaataatgcctAATTATATAATAGTTAGACTTTTTTGCCTGCAATGATGAATACAATAAAGATGTTATATCTACAGTATTATCGCGTCATACGCGAATTATATCAAGCACCCTGTTGGCATAATTATCAGAattatatctatacatatatacgaattacacattttttaaaatatgaaattaattattcctGCTAAATTCGCCTCATTGTGAAAAGAATATAACAATTCTTTACTCGATActttcttacttattttttgtaaaatcatTCCTTAAAGCCTTTAATAAGTGAAGTCTTAATATTCTTCAATAAATGTTGGTTTGTTAAGGTTTTATGATATTCTTCTtccttcttctttgtcgttacactcttgacagagtggtcgggGTCAAcatgaagcgtctttgagggcagacGTCACACGCCCCACGTGCATCcgccacttctctcggctgaccgaaagcctggtgcactcgtgcaaaggACCGCCCACAGTAGACTTAATCTGATCGGTCTATAGCATGAGTGGCCTTCCTTGACCTCTAGTGCCCTCCACCTTGCCCTGCACGATAAGACGCTCTATGGAGTCACTCTCACGCCGGGAGACGTGCCCGAAGATTTTTAAGATGCGACTCTACTAACGCCGAATGACGTTTTTTAATGCCGATTTCTTGGAGTATAGAGATATTGGTACGAAATTCGGTCCATGAGACTCCCAGCATtcgtctccagcaccacatctccagAGCATCAATTTTCTTCTCGAAAAGTCCACGTCTCTGCagcgtataaaaatatggggAAAACAAGTGTTTGAACAAGCCGGATCttagtagcttttgttatgttcCTGTTTTTCCATACTTTCTGCAGCCTGTCCATCGCAGTTCTAGCTATCGCCATACGTCGCTTTACTTCTTCTACGCAACCTCCATTGTTCGAAATTAAAGCACCAAGGTATATGTATGATTGAACGACCTCGCAGTTCGTGATCTGGGTGACTTCTGGCGAGTTATTGTTAGCTCGGTCTGcaatcattattttagttttattgtggTTAATCTTTAATCCGAACTCTAGGCTCACGCGCTCCATTTTGAGAAGTAGTTCGTCCATATGACGAGCACTGGTCGCAAATAGGGTGGTGTCATCGGCGTAGCGCAAATCAGATATCTTGTAGCCACTAATAGAAACACCGTCCGTCCAGTCTTCAAGAGTAATAGTACACTATGAGCTCGGTGTAAGCATTGAACAAAAGCGGTGATATTATGCATCCTTGACGCACACCTGCACTGGGATGGTAGTCTTTTGACAAAACATCATCCGTCCGCACCAATGCAGTTCCATCTTCGTAAATGCGTCTTAGAAGATGAACTAAGTGTTGAGGTGTACGCATGTCCAGCAAAACGTTCCACAATTTAGGCCATTTCACAGAGTCAAATGCCTTGGAGAACTGAACAAAGCAAATATATGTCAGCTTGTTGAATTTTCTTGCCTTCTCTATAATCTTGCGAACAATAAGGATTTGCTCACGTGTAGGGTACACGCCTTCCCTTAACAAAACCGGCTTGTTCTAGTGCTTTTTTATGTAAAGGAATAAAACCGTATGAGTTCAATCTGATGGCCATGATCCCGACTGCGATACCTTGGTGCAGATGATATGGAAGATATTGATACCTAATAAATTAGATCATCTGAAATGGAGGAACATAAAGTCGATTtgtgaagttatacttcttttcgcGCGTTGGGGAAAAATGTTGAGAGGAAGTTTACAATGCGCCAGCCATTGCGATGGTCGTATAAGATCCACTTTTCATCACGGGTAATGATTCGATTAAAAATCACCTAATTATTAGGCCGGTTGTAACACAGCAGTCCTTTTTCATCTTTCAAGTGTTTTCACCTTCCCAATTAGCTTTAAGTGGgttaaaacagttttatcacCAACACCGAAGCCTAGTTAAGACGTGTGTTGCGATGTATCCGCTGCCATAATAGCCTTCAATGCTTATAACAGACACAATTAGTCAGGCAGAGTTACATTCGAATTCGAAATTTTCTAATTTGTAAAGTCGATTTAGTCGAAAAACCAAGCTTGTCACTTAAACCTCTTTTATTTTACCCGTTCAATTTATATCTTGTCAGTACTCAGTACCTATTCAGTAGATActcatggctgtacggtgatatacctttgcctatTCCATACaggaaataataaagaaaaaatatacgattgaataggctgtatggtcaatgatctttgcctgtcctgaaaaggaaaacaataacaacaagaaaaaaaatagcttcAATATACTAGATTACTATAATATAGCTAGGTACCCAGTTGTCAGTAGTAAATTTTACGTCAATTTTATTTTCTGACCAAAGTTACtagcaaaattaaattactcCAAAAGCATTTTCAACAGTATTGTACCTGAAATTGTTTACGTACATACTAAGTAAGTTAGCGTTTTCATTACTTTAACCTGAAATGGTATAACATCTGGTTGTCCTAGAGTGAATACTTGATTAACATTGCAAGAGTCCAAGTAAGCTTTGAATTCAATGCCTTTTATGGTATTCAAGTTTATCTGAACTTCTGTTGGGAAATCGTGTCCTACTTAAGCCACAGTCGTTTTCGCTCTTGGTAAATATGTATGGTGACTCATATCTCGGTTACTAACGTCCGACAACCTGCGTGACGCGATA
This is a stretch of genomic DNA from Pararge aegeria chromosome 12, ilParAegt1.1, whole genome shotgun sequence. It encodes these proteins:
- the LOC120628261 gene encoding vacuolar protein sorting-associated protein 37B; its protein translation is MIQPDYPSAIGLLAHLNSDELKEMLNDDTKFDSVLKDVKQVKDWETEKEMIIASNRSLAEFNLSKEPDLEELKAEVQQKSEAGEQLCSRIQELLGEYKSKSAGISPDTTLALLQTAAAESEEQSENVAQDFLTGKIDVDKFLEDFEPIRKKMHLQKFKSEKMSELLRSGSQGSYGNGLAKPYLPYPSYGNQGVPNIPYPVGPLNMPMPGMYGNHF
- the LOC120628390 gene encoding dnaJ homolog subfamily C member 30, mitochondrial, encoding MLAQNKRRLFCEVFRSFYTSSRICASHYDVLGVTPKATQNDIKSAYYKLSKLYHPDKSKDEESARNFRAITEAYEILGNIKLKKMYDKGLLVGKVTTTRTDFKPDEEPTDPSLKFYKSRRVRNVVPTMDGKTPIYDFDTWSQQHYGSLLKKNQDQKEHVRKQKEKHISIAHAANQELALYSMFAIGALIVALIVYGTTDYDIDQIEKNNSATKQNSGHLEKAKSNS